The Styela clava chromosome 13, kaStyClav1.hap1.2, whole genome shotgun sequence genome has a window encoding:
- the LOC144431389 gene encoding uncharacterized protein LOC144431389 isoform X1: MRKTLRLEGLPVGSSKIKVKLFLEKVCKRCNIQLYEILASTSSTEITFSTEEELQKFSTSIPGYEFGGNTYYLRTYISDDNDEHHSEDNVNVEENPRSQNIRCIEKPTWDLSRTYTWFDMEELWDQENQKAILVQIKDANIGPNDIIKYFEDANDSNDAHVNKMLLMVDGILITFYSENAVTRILEKKKHKINGIELLVFKKIIPEYHKDQLILHNVSGENLSKEARIMEVSNFSPIGTSPENITDTDIGDIYCINYEVELDTDDFKGILENSKCNDFYESSKILPLAKSDCIIAKGLPKDFNTRELKIIFENKRYTDSAEITRIDKLKNGDVLLYFTSFKVVYSDAEKIFKKYKDEGVQALNLQFNIELYYHCFSAFHKNLVVEHFFDVVSQTMQEHETEPMRFEYTNLEEDVFQFLIKRKNHMHDLHNELEKFATVGIKDKTFEIKPVSIHVVDNHSNFKATCIKILDIFFSKYTVSTYDKINVSNLEKVRANYPEGSVTSSNLQKNGVDIVGKDYNVKWTGIKFHILVVTGLKDVVASIVKDIVASTNIGEEFQELDKGKYRWVVDTGEFERIQKGSKCVIKRHDDEHKLSYEGTPAHTLNAKYQMLHCMESIKDQEFECLDQDQKRFLTNSNNEKYVIAYINKALVSLKGTITINDQVLKIWCNGDKTNTAVIRVRGLLTTDKSVTLSNANKNALQLKEWKNEEGFLESNHMLEISIQDMCLLIVGFREFVKNAVSAVHEFLEEYSEDVLFFETSYGKAEYLFKYLTDFKKCLENKNIKAGVEFQSRCGIRLEGRKKLIAKVHKDLKTWDEKIYEKTETFEKFKIQEYFYSQDGKNAISDVCISHKCVILIEEEIPKLPTKEITVTRRNKMSSPHQDIKNALKHELSFTLRSNGNTEVGNIILSVYEGDITLSKHDGIVNSIGNNFSLKQGGQLCKVILNKGGNKIQSELDAGTDKTMRITSGGGLLCKYVVHAVFANNCLTNKKQLRQVLDEAENRQWKSIAIPAIGTGDMTMSSKDSASTILEVFENFKASSPRHLKVIDVVIFNKSQISIFEKTFSTKSESSYSIKPRNSFDVTGIQTTLSNSVTIGSIILTVKEGDITNEKNDIIVSSVGSNFDLSSGNVSKTILQNGGKQIQDELSNAAGRELRVTSGGKLQCRKIFHVVFPNTEQQMIECIQNILNEAEKHQSASISLPALGTGKLNLPSAAIAALMRKSLNQFVFKNSATKYLKKVDVVIYDKPKIQDFIKELITVQKGAVPKLQITTQSSPKFERQTPQRSSTKHSPAEEWKSPWNQSNQGKQKLKDLVSVRQGDITEEKTDAIINSTGISFNLSEGMVSKAILQKGGKKIQKELSSRKDDTIRMTSGGKLKCKNIFHIVFSADQQKLQECLLKTLNMVDDNGCTSLSIPAIGTGNKKMPNDVMAKIIHDALKDFISNRPVTKSLNIINIVIFEQQRVKSFEEGILGAKVIEDVKTRPEVRPKPVTQDFLHEEKVEISRYTRNSTTLFFYSAKKMEVAKAIESIKRHIDKAFETKIIQTPNKQFRKWIEDDLKSIKSSGKVDVDIRLDDKITLKGLKVEVATIDQQILKLQGNFETADKIAKHVMYSWKYYNELETKWIDFDAQSSVAIEDAKKSNISKIKVFINGTKQDCSIDFKSMKISEKSFEYKIEKEIIEEFPSHWENMSEEKKFKYVQLDSSCEEFCKIKERFGESLSNFNINSISRIQNKHLYNRYQQEKRRVAKLYPGQNIEMELFHGTTADISDKIATDGFDRGHCGTANAVAFGNGVYFAKNASYSNNIKYAAPGKNNERTIIVANVITGKYQKGILGMKSADRISSSAEMYNCVVNDTTNPTIFVIFVDAGAYPSYLIKYTV; encoded by the exons ATGCGCAAAACTCTTCGATTGGAAGGCCTTCCTGTGGGAAGTAGCAAGATAAAAGTGAAATTATTTCTTGAGAAAGTATGTAAAAGATGTAATATTCAGCTTTATGAAATATTAGCGTCGACATCAAGTACGGAAATAACTTTCAGTACGGAAGAAG AGCTTCAAAAATTCAGCACAAGTATACCTGGATATGAATTTGGGGGAAATACATATTACCTACGCACTTACATTTCTGATGACAATGATGAACACCATTCTG AGGATAATGTAAATGTGGAAGAAAACCCAAGATCACAAAACATCAGGTGTATTGAAAAGCCAACTTGGGATCTTTCTAGAACGTACACATGGTTTGATATGGAAGAACTTTGGGATCAGGAGAATCAAAA AGCCATCTTAGTTCAAATAAAGGATGCAAATATTGGACCCAATGATatcatcaaatattttgaagatgCAAATGATTCGAATGATGCTCATGTTAACAAAATGTTGCTCATGGTTGATGGAATTCTCATTACATTTTACTCTGAAA atGCAGTAACAAGGATATTAGAGAAGAAGAAGCATAAAATCAATGGCATAGAATTGCTCGTTTTTAAGAAAATTATTCCAGAATATCATAAAGATCAACTGATTTTGCAc AATGTATCtggtgaaaatttatcaaaggAGGCTAGAATCATGGAAGTTTCTAATTTCTCTCCCATTGGAACTTCTCCAGAAAATATCACAGACACAGACATTGGTGATATTTATTGCATCAATTATGAGGTGGAACTGG ATACTGATGACTTTAAAGGCATATTGGAAAATTCTAAATGCAATGACTTCTATGAAAGTAGTAAA attttacCATTGGCAAAATCTGATTGCATTATTGCAAAGGGTTTGCCAAAAGATTTCAATACTCGGGAATTAAAAATTATCTTTGAAAATAAAAGGTACACTGATAGTGCTGAAATAACAAGAATTGACAAACTTAAAAATGGGGATGTACTTCTTTATTTTACATCATTCAAAG TTGTGTATTCAGATGCtgaaaaaatcttcaaaaaatacAAGGACGAAGGTGTGCAAGCTTTAAATCTTCAATTCAATATTGAACTCTATTATCACTGCTTTTCTGCCTTTCACAAGAATTTGGTGGTAGAACATTTTTTTGATGTTGTTTCTCAAACTATGCAAG AACATGAAACTGAACCAATGAGATTTGAATACACCAATTTAGAAGAAGATGTATTTCAATTTCTTATCAAACGGAAAAATCACATGCATGATTTGCATAATGAGCTTGAAAAGTTTGCAACTGTTGGTATAAAAGACAAAACGTTTGAAATAAAACCAGTCTCC atTCACGTTGTAGATAATCACAGTAACTTTAAAGCAACATGTATCAAAATATTGGATATATTCTTCTCAAAGTATACTGTGTCAACTTATGATAAGATAAATGTCTCAAACCTTGAAAAGGTTAGAGCAAACTACCCAGAGGGCTCAGTGACTTCATctaatttgcaaaaaaatggAGTTGATATTGTGGGAAAAGACTACAATGTGAA ATGGACAggaataaaatttcatatcttGGTGGTAACCGGGTTAAAGGATGTTGTAGCATCTATTGTAAAAGACATTGTGGCAAGTACTAATATTGGAGAAGAATTCCAAGAGTTGGATAAAGGAAAATATAG GTGGGTTGTTGACACTGGCGAATTTGAAAGAATACAGAAGGGATCGAAGTGCGTCATAAAACGTCATGATGACGAACATAAACTCTCATATGAAGGAACTCCGGCACATACTTTAAATGCAAAATATCAGATGTTACATTGCATGGAG TCAATAAAAGATCAGGAATTTGAATGCCTTGATCAGGATCAAAAACGTTTCTTGACAAATTCAAACAATGAAAAGTATGTCATTGCATATATTAACAAGGCGTTGGTATCTCTAAAag GAACTATTACTATTAATGAccaagttttgaaaatttggtGTAATGGGGATAAAACTAATACTGCGGTGATCAGAGTCAGAGGTCTTCTAACAACAGACAAATCTGTTACTTTATCAAATGCAAACAAAAATGCTTTGCAACTTAAAGAATGGAAAAACGAAGAAGGATTTTTGGAATCTAATCACATGCTTGAGATTTCCATTCAA gaCATGTGCCTCCTTATTGTTGGTTTCCGTGAATTTGTGAAAAATGCTGTTTCAGCAGTACATGAATTTTTAGAAGAATATTCagaagatgttttattttttgagaCATCCTATGGAAAGGcagaatatttattcaaatacttAACAGACTTTAAAAAATgcttggaaaataaaaatattaaggcAGGCGTAGAATTTCAATCGAGATGTGGCATTAGGTTGGAGGgtagaaaaaaattaattgcaaaag TTCACAAAGATTTGAAAACATGGGATGAAAAAATCTATGAAAAAACtgaaacttttgaaaaattcaaaatacaagAGTATTTTTATAGTCAAGATGGTAAAAATGCTATTAGCGATGTCTGCATATCTCATAAATGTGTGATTTTGATTGAAGAGGAAATACCGAAACTACCCACAAAGGAAATAACTGTTACAAGAAGAAATAAAATGTCCTCTCCAcatcaagacataaaaaatgCATTG AAACATGAATTATCATTCACTCTGAGAAGCAATGGAAACACTGAAGTTGGTAACATCATTTTATCAGTATACGAGGGTGATATAACTTTATCAAAACATGATGGCATTGTAAACAGCATTGGCAATAACTTCTCTTTAAAACAAG GAGGTCAGTTGTGTAAGGTTATTCTGAATAAGGGCGGAAACAAAATCCAGTCAGAACTGGATGCTGGAACAGATAAAACAATGCGAATAACTAGTGGTGGTGGTTTGCTATGCAAGTATGTAGTCCACGCTGTCTTTGCAAATAATTGTCTGACTAATAAAAAGCAACTGAGACAGGTTCTTGATGAGGCAGAAAATAGACAATGGAAGTCAATTGCCATTCCTGCTATTGGAACAG GGGATATGACAATGTCCAGCAAAGATAGTGCATCAACGATTTTAGAagttttcgaaaatttcaagGCTTCATCGCCAAGGCATTTGAAAGTCATTGATGTTGTGATTTTCAACAAATCTCAGATTAGCATCTTTGAAAAGACTTTTTCAACCAAGTCAG AATCTTCATATTCAATCAAACCACGAAATTCATTTGATGTCACTGGGATTCAGACTACATTATCAAATTCTGTAACAATTGGTTCTATCATATTAACAGTAAAAGAAGGCGATATAACAAATGAGAAAAATGACATCATTGTCAGTAGTGTTGGCTCAAACTTTGATTTATCCAGTG GAAATGTCTCTAAAACAATTCTTCAAAATGGAGGAAAACAGATTCAAGACGAGTTGTCAAATGCAGCTGGGAGAGAATTGAGAGTAACAAGTGGAGGAAAACTTCAATGCAGGAAGATATTCCATGTGGTCTTTCCCAATACTGAGCAACAGATGAtagaatgtattcaaaacaTTCTCAACGAGGCTGAAAAACATCAATCTGCATCTATATCTTTGCCAGCTCTTGGCACAG GAAAATTGAACCTGCCGAGTGCTGCTATTGCGGCTCTTATGCGGAAATCATTGAATCagtttgttttcaaaaattctgcaacaaaatatttgaaaaaagtcgATGTGGTGATATATGACAAACCAAAAATACAGGATTTCATTAAGGAGTTGATAACTGTTCAGAAAG GTGCGGTACCTAAACTTCAAATTACAACTCAGTCTTCACCTAAATTCGAGAGGCAAACTCCACAGAGATCTTCAACTAAGCATTCTCCAGCAGAAGAATGGAAATCACCTTGG AACCAGTCTAATCAaggaaaacaaaaattgaaagatcTTGTTTCTGTTCGACAAGGAGACATAACAGAAGAGAAAACTGATGCTATTATTAATAGTACTGGAATTAGTTTTAACCTATCAGAGG gGATGGTCTCCAAGGCAATTCTTCAAAAGGGAGGGAAGAAAATACAAAAAGAATTATCTTCTCGAAAGGATGATACAATAAGGATGACAAGCGGTGGAAAATTAaagtgtaaaaatatatttcatattgtatTTTCAGCTGATCAACAGAAATTACAGGAATGTCtattaaaaacattgaatatgGTGGATGACAATGGTTGCACTTCTTTATCCATTCCAGCAATTGGAACAG GAAACAAAAAAATGCCTAATGATGTTATGGCAAAAATTATTCATGACGCCTTGAAAGATTTCATCTCAAATCGACCAGTCACAAAATCATTAAATATCATTAACATTGTAATCTTCGAGCAGCAACGAGTAAAGTCATTTGAAGAAGGCATATTAGGTGCAAAAGTTATAGAAGATGTTAAAACTCGACCTGAAGTTCGGCCAAAGCCAG taACGCAAGATTTCCTACATGAGGAAAAAGTTGAAATATCCAGATATACCAGGAATTCCACCACTTTGTTTTTCTATTCAGCTAAGAAAATGGAAGtg GCTAAAGCGATTGAATCAATCAAAAGACATATTGATAAAGCATTTGAAACAAAGATTATACAGACACCAAACAAACAATTTAGAAAATGGATCGAAGatgatttaaaatcaataaaatcttcTGGGAAAGTTGATGTTGATATTCG ACTTGATGATAAAATCACACTAAAGGGTTTGAAAGTTGAGGTTGCTACCATAGATCAACAAATCCTAAAACTTCAGGGAAACTTCGAGACGGCTGATAAAATAGCAAAACATGTAATGTATTCATGGAAATATTATAATGAGCTGGAGACAAAGTGGATTGACTTTGATGCACAGTCAAGTGTAGCTATAGAAGATGcgaaaaaa tcgAACATCAGCAAGATCAAAGTATTTATCAATGGTACAAAGCAAGACTGTTCAATCGATTTCAAATCAATGAAGATTTctgaaaaaagttttgaatataaaattgaaaaagaaattatCGAAG AGTTTCCATCTCATTGGGAAAACATGTCAgaggaaaaaaaatttaaatatgtacAACTCGACTCATCCTGTGAAGAATTTTGCAAAATCAAGGAAAGATTTGGCGAATCTCTCAGCAACTTCAATATAAACTCg ATCAGtcgaatacaaaacaaacatctATACAATAGATATCAACAGGAAAAAAGACGAGTGGCAAAGTTGTACCCTggccaaaatattgaaatggaaTTATTCCATGGTACTACAGCAGACATTTCAGACAAAATTGCAACTGATGGCTTTGATCGTGGACATTGTGGTACTGCCAATG CTGTTGCATTTGGGAATGGCGTATACTTTGCAAAAAATGCGTCATATTCTAATAATATAAAGTATGCTGCACCAGGGAAGAATAACGAAAGAACAATTATTGTCGCTAATGTCATCACTGGAAAATATCAGAAAGGAATCCTTGGAATGAAATCTGCAGACCGTATATCAAGTAGTGCAGAAATGTATAATTGTGTTGTAAATGACACAACTAATCCCacaatttttgtaatatttgttgATGCTGGAGCATACCCATCTTATCTGATCAAATATACCGTGTAG
- the LOC144431389 gene encoding uncharacterized protein LOC144431389 isoform X2 has protein sequence MRKTLRLEGLPVGSSKIKVKLFLEKVCKRCNIQLYEILASTSSTEITFSTEEELQKFSTSIPGYEFGGNTYYLRTYISDDNDEHHSEDNVNVEENPRSQNIRCIEKPTWDLSRTYTWFDMEELWDQENQKAILVQIKDANIGPNDIIKYFEDANDSNDAHVNKMLLMVDGILITFYSENAVTRILEKKKHKINGIELLVFKKIIPEYHKDQLILHNVSGENLSKEARIMEVSNFSPIGTSPENITDTDIGDIYCINYEVELDTDDFKGILENSKCNDFYESSKILPLAKSDCIIAKGLPKDFNTRELKIIFENKRYTDSAEITRIDKLKNGDVLLYFTSFKDAEKIFKKYKDEGVQALNLQFNIELYYHCFSAFHKNLVVEHFFDVVSQTMQEHETEPMRFEYTNLEEDVFQFLIKRKNHMHDLHNELEKFATVGIKDKTFEIKPVSIHVVDNHSNFKATCIKILDIFFSKYTVSTYDKINVSNLEKVRANYPEGSVTSSNLQKNGVDIVGKDYNVKWTGIKFHILVVTGLKDVVASIVKDIVASTNIGEEFQELDKGKYRWVVDTGEFERIQKGSKCVIKRHDDEHKLSYEGTPAHTLNAKYQMLHCMESIKDQEFECLDQDQKRFLTNSNNEKYVIAYINKALVSLKGTITINDQVLKIWCNGDKTNTAVIRVRGLLTTDKSVTLSNANKNALQLKEWKNEEGFLESNHMLEISIQDMCLLIVGFREFVKNAVSAVHEFLEEYSEDVLFFETSYGKAEYLFKYLTDFKKCLENKNIKAGVEFQSRCGIRLEGRKKLIAKVHKDLKTWDEKIYEKTETFEKFKIQEYFYSQDGKNAISDVCISHKCVILIEEEIPKLPTKEITVTRRNKMSSPHQDIKNALKHELSFTLRSNGNTEVGNIILSVYEGDITLSKHDGIVNSIGNNFSLKQGGQLCKVILNKGGNKIQSELDAGTDKTMRITSGGGLLCKYVVHAVFANNCLTNKKQLRQVLDEAENRQWKSIAIPAIGTGDMTMSSKDSASTILEVFENFKASSPRHLKVIDVVIFNKSQISIFEKTFSTKSESSYSIKPRNSFDVTGIQTTLSNSVTIGSIILTVKEGDITNEKNDIIVSSVGSNFDLSSGNVSKTILQNGGKQIQDELSNAAGRELRVTSGGKLQCRKIFHVVFPNTEQQMIECIQNILNEAEKHQSASISLPALGTGKLNLPSAAIAALMRKSLNQFVFKNSATKYLKKVDVVIYDKPKIQDFIKELITVQKGAVPKLQITTQSSPKFERQTPQRSSTKHSPAEEWKSPWNQSNQGKQKLKDLVSVRQGDITEEKTDAIINSTGISFNLSEGMVSKAILQKGGKKIQKELSSRKDDTIRMTSGGKLKCKNIFHIVFSADQQKLQECLLKTLNMVDDNGCTSLSIPAIGTGNKKMPNDVMAKIIHDALKDFISNRPVTKSLNIINIVIFEQQRVKSFEEGILGAKVIEDVKTRPEVRPKPVTQDFLHEEKVEISRYTRNSTTLFFYSAKKMEVAKAIESIKRHIDKAFETKIIQTPNKQFRKWIEDDLKSIKSSGKVDVDIRLDDKITLKGLKVEVATIDQQILKLQGNFETADKIAKHVMYSWKYYNELETKWIDFDAQSSVAIEDAKKSNISKIKVFINGTKQDCSIDFKSMKISEKSFEYKIEKEIIEEFPSHWENMSEEKKFKYVQLDSSCEEFCKIKERFGESLSNFNINSISRIQNKHLYNRYQQEKRRVAKLYPGQNIEMELFHGTTADISDKIATDGFDRGHCGTANAVAFGNGVYFAKNASYSNNIKYAAPGKNNERTIIVANVITGKYQKGILGMKSADRISSSAEMYNCVVNDTTNPTIFVIFVDAGAYPSYLIKYTV, from the exons ATGCGCAAAACTCTTCGATTGGAAGGCCTTCCTGTGGGAAGTAGCAAGATAAAAGTGAAATTATTTCTTGAGAAAGTATGTAAAAGATGTAATATTCAGCTTTATGAAATATTAGCGTCGACATCAAGTACGGAAATAACTTTCAGTACGGAAGAAG AGCTTCAAAAATTCAGCACAAGTATACCTGGATATGAATTTGGGGGAAATACATATTACCTACGCACTTACATTTCTGATGACAATGATGAACACCATTCTG AGGATAATGTAAATGTGGAAGAAAACCCAAGATCACAAAACATCAGGTGTATTGAAAAGCCAACTTGGGATCTTTCTAGAACGTACACATGGTTTGATATGGAAGAACTTTGGGATCAGGAGAATCAAAA AGCCATCTTAGTTCAAATAAAGGATGCAAATATTGGACCCAATGATatcatcaaatattttgaagatgCAAATGATTCGAATGATGCTCATGTTAACAAAATGTTGCTCATGGTTGATGGAATTCTCATTACATTTTACTCTGAAA atGCAGTAACAAGGATATTAGAGAAGAAGAAGCATAAAATCAATGGCATAGAATTGCTCGTTTTTAAGAAAATTATTCCAGAATATCATAAAGATCAACTGATTTTGCAc AATGTATCtggtgaaaatttatcaaaggAGGCTAGAATCATGGAAGTTTCTAATTTCTCTCCCATTGGAACTTCTCCAGAAAATATCACAGACACAGACATTGGTGATATTTATTGCATCAATTATGAGGTGGAACTGG ATACTGATGACTTTAAAGGCATATTGGAAAATTCTAAATGCAATGACTTCTATGAAAGTAGTAAA attttacCATTGGCAAAATCTGATTGCATTATTGCAAAGGGTTTGCCAAAAGATTTCAATACTCGGGAATTAAAAATTATCTTTGAAAATAAAAGGTACACTGATAGTGCTGAAATAACAAGAATTGACAAACTTAAAAATGGGGATGTACTTCTTTATTTTACATCATTCAAAG ATGCtgaaaaaatcttcaaaaaatacAAGGACGAAGGTGTGCAAGCTTTAAATCTTCAATTCAATATTGAACTCTATTATCACTGCTTTTCTGCCTTTCACAAGAATTTGGTGGTAGAACATTTTTTTGATGTTGTTTCTCAAACTATGCAAG AACATGAAACTGAACCAATGAGATTTGAATACACCAATTTAGAAGAAGATGTATTTCAATTTCTTATCAAACGGAAAAATCACATGCATGATTTGCATAATGAGCTTGAAAAGTTTGCAACTGTTGGTATAAAAGACAAAACGTTTGAAATAAAACCAGTCTCC atTCACGTTGTAGATAATCACAGTAACTTTAAAGCAACATGTATCAAAATATTGGATATATTCTTCTCAAAGTATACTGTGTCAACTTATGATAAGATAAATGTCTCAAACCTTGAAAAGGTTAGAGCAAACTACCCAGAGGGCTCAGTGACTTCATctaatttgcaaaaaaatggAGTTGATATTGTGGGAAAAGACTACAATGTGAA ATGGACAggaataaaatttcatatcttGGTGGTAACCGGGTTAAAGGATGTTGTAGCATCTATTGTAAAAGACATTGTGGCAAGTACTAATATTGGAGAAGAATTCCAAGAGTTGGATAAAGGAAAATATAG GTGGGTTGTTGACACTGGCGAATTTGAAAGAATACAGAAGGGATCGAAGTGCGTCATAAAACGTCATGATGACGAACATAAACTCTCATATGAAGGAACTCCGGCACATACTTTAAATGCAAAATATCAGATGTTACATTGCATGGAG TCAATAAAAGATCAGGAATTTGAATGCCTTGATCAGGATCAAAAACGTTTCTTGACAAATTCAAACAATGAAAAGTATGTCATTGCATATATTAACAAGGCGTTGGTATCTCTAAAag GAACTATTACTATTAATGAccaagttttgaaaatttggtGTAATGGGGATAAAACTAATACTGCGGTGATCAGAGTCAGAGGTCTTCTAACAACAGACAAATCTGTTACTTTATCAAATGCAAACAAAAATGCTTTGCAACTTAAAGAATGGAAAAACGAAGAAGGATTTTTGGAATCTAATCACATGCTTGAGATTTCCATTCAA gaCATGTGCCTCCTTATTGTTGGTTTCCGTGAATTTGTGAAAAATGCTGTTTCAGCAGTACATGAATTTTTAGAAGAATATTCagaagatgttttattttttgagaCATCCTATGGAAAGGcagaatatttattcaaatacttAACAGACTTTAAAAAATgcttggaaaataaaaatattaaggcAGGCGTAGAATTTCAATCGAGATGTGGCATTAGGTTGGAGGgtagaaaaaaattaattgcaaaag TTCACAAAGATTTGAAAACATGGGATGAAAAAATCTATGAAAAAACtgaaacttttgaaaaattcaaaatacaagAGTATTTTTATAGTCAAGATGGTAAAAATGCTATTAGCGATGTCTGCATATCTCATAAATGTGTGATTTTGATTGAAGAGGAAATACCGAAACTACCCACAAAGGAAATAACTGTTACAAGAAGAAATAAAATGTCCTCTCCAcatcaagacataaaaaatgCATTG AAACATGAATTATCATTCACTCTGAGAAGCAATGGAAACACTGAAGTTGGTAACATCATTTTATCAGTATACGAGGGTGATATAACTTTATCAAAACATGATGGCATTGTAAACAGCATTGGCAATAACTTCTCTTTAAAACAAG GAGGTCAGTTGTGTAAGGTTATTCTGAATAAGGGCGGAAACAAAATCCAGTCAGAACTGGATGCTGGAACAGATAAAACAATGCGAATAACTAGTGGTGGTGGTTTGCTATGCAAGTATGTAGTCCACGCTGTCTTTGCAAATAATTGTCTGACTAATAAAAAGCAACTGAGACAGGTTCTTGATGAGGCAGAAAATAGACAATGGAAGTCAATTGCCATTCCTGCTATTGGAACAG GGGATATGACAATGTCCAGCAAAGATAGTGCATCAACGATTTTAGAagttttcgaaaatttcaagGCTTCATCGCCAAGGCATTTGAAAGTCATTGATGTTGTGATTTTCAACAAATCTCAGATTAGCATCTTTGAAAAGACTTTTTCAACCAAGTCAG AATCTTCATATTCAATCAAACCACGAAATTCATTTGATGTCACTGGGATTCAGACTACATTATCAAATTCTGTAACAATTGGTTCTATCATATTAACAGTAAAAGAAGGCGATATAACAAATGAGAAAAATGACATCATTGTCAGTAGTGTTGGCTCAAACTTTGATTTATCCAGTG GAAATGTCTCTAAAACAATTCTTCAAAATGGAGGAAAACAGATTCAAGACGAGTTGTCAAATGCAGCTGGGAGAGAATTGAGAGTAACAAGTGGAGGAAAACTTCAATGCAGGAAGATATTCCATGTGGTCTTTCCCAATACTGAGCAACAGATGAtagaatgtattcaaaacaTTCTCAACGAGGCTGAAAAACATCAATCTGCATCTATATCTTTGCCAGCTCTTGGCACAG GAAAATTGAACCTGCCGAGTGCTGCTATTGCGGCTCTTATGCGGAAATCATTGAATCagtttgttttcaaaaattctgcaacaaaatatttgaaaaaagtcgATGTGGTGATATATGACAAACCAAAAATACAGGATTTCATTAAGGAGTTGATAACTGTTCAGAAAG GTGCGGTACCTAAACTTCAAATTACAACTCAGTCTTCACCTAAATTCGAGAGGCAAACTCCACAGAGATCTTCAACTAAGCATTCTCCAGCAGAAGAATGGAAATCACCTTGG AACCAGTCTAATCAaggaaaacaaaaattgaaagatcTTGTTTCTGTTCGACAAGGAGACATAACAGAAGAGAAAACTGATGCTATTATTAATAGTACTGGAATTAGTTTTAACCTATCAGAGG gGATGGTCTCCAAGGCAATTCTTCAAAAGGGAGGGAAGAAAATACAAAAAGAATTATCTTCTCGAAAGGATGATACAATAAGGATGACAAGCGGTGGAAAATTAaagtgtaaaaatatatttcatattgtatTTTCAGCTGATCAACAGAAATTACAGGAATGTCtattaaaaacattgaatatgGTGGATGACAATGGTTGCACTTCTTTATCCATTCCAGCAATTGGAACAG GAAACAAAAAAATGCCTAATGATGTTATGGCAAAAATTATTCATGACGCCTTGAAAGATTTCATCTCAAATCGACCAGTCACAAAATCATTAAATATCATTAACATTGTAATCTTCGAGCAGCAACGAGTAAAGTCATTTGAAGAAGGCATATTAGGTGCAAAAGTTATAGAAGATGTTAAAACTCGACCTGAAGTTCGGCCAAAGCCAG taACGCAAGATTTCCTACATGAGGAAAAAGTTGAAATATCCAGATATACCAGGAATTCCACCACTTTGTTTTTCTATTCAGCTAAGAAAATGGAAGtg GCTAAAGCGATTGAATCAATCAAAAGACATATTGATAAAGCATTTGAAACAAAGATTATACAGACACCAAACAAACAATTTAGAAAATGGATCGAAGatgatttaaaatcaataaaatcttcTGGGAAAGTTGATGTTGATATTCG ACTTGATGATAAAATCACACTAAAGGGTTTGAAAGTTGAGGTTGCTACCATAGATCAACAAATCCTAAAACTTCAGGGAAACTTCGAGACGGCTGATAAAATAGCAAAACATGTAATGTATTCATGGAAATATTATAATGAGCTGGAGACAAAGTGGATTGACTTTGATGCACAGTCAAGTGTAGCTATAGAAGATGcgaaaaaa tcgAACATCAGCAAGATCAAAGTATTTATCAATGGTACAAAGCAAGACTGTTCAATCGATTTCAAATCAATGAAGATTTctgaaaaaagttttgaatataaaattgaaaaagaaattatCGAAG AGTTTCCATCTCATTGGGAAAACATGTCAgaggaaaaaaaatttaaatatgtacAACTCGACTCATCCTGTGAAGAATTTTGCAAAATCAAGGAAAGATTTGGCGAATCTCTCAGCAACTTCAATATAAACTCg ATCAGtcgaatacaaaacaaacatctATACAATAGATATCAACAGGAAAAAAGACGAGTGGCAAAGTTGTACCCTggccaaaatattgaaatggaaTTATTCCATGGTACTACAGCAGACATTTCAGACAAAATTGCAACTGATGGCTTTGATCGTGGACATTGTGGTACTGCCAATG CTGTTGCATTTGGGAATGGCGTATACTTTGCAAAAAATGCGTCATATTCTAATAATATAAAGTATGCTGCACCAGGGAAGAATAACGAAAGAACAATTATTGTCGCTAATGTCATCACTGGAAAATATCAGAAAGGAATCCTTGGAATGAAATCTGCAGACCGTATATCAAGTAGTGCAGAAATGTATAATTGTGTTGTAAATGACACAACTAATCCCacaatttttgtaatatttgttgATGCTGGAGCATACCCATCTTATCTGATCAAATATACCGTGTAG